The DNA window ttggcaataaatccttttcttatagtatgtcaaaaaataaaaacatcaaagtatagtatgctATAACAGTTCATAACAAAACATGGTATACTACTGTATGTCATAAAACTCAATGTTATTTATggtaaaatgtcatagtatagtatgttgcaaaaaaaagtcataaaaattcatagtatagcctTCCATAAAGatatcataaaaaaacaatagtaTAGTCtgtcataaaatataaaaagtcatagtatagtatttgtaaaaagtcagtatagtatgtcgaaaaaagtcataacaaatcatagtatagaccttttcaatggaattccattgctaggcaacagcctggccccttgttaacttcctgtcagttgatgccattcacatacactgcaacaggaaatcaacttgaGTCGATttagaatgtttatgtttacatctGTGAAATGTCGAAAACAATTCATAAAAAGTTgagtatagtatttcataaaagtcataaaaattcatactatagtatgtcaaaaaaaagtaataaaaaagtaattgtataatatgtctaaaaaaactcaaaaagtcGTAGTTAATGTTGAAAAGTTgtacgtcaaaaaaaagtcataaatacgTCACAGTCTACACACATGTCTAAAAAGAACTTCaaaaaatcattgtatagtatgtcgaaaaagtaatagtatattatgtcgaaaaaagttcaTACAAAGGTTATAGCatagtatttcataaaatgtcagtatagtatgttgaaaaaggtcatggtatagtatgtcaaaaaaactcaaaaagtcatagtataatgtaTGTAGCTATTGttcatttcatattaatgtttaacatgtattcaccaaccaccaaggcaaattccttgtatgtattacttacttggcaataaatcctttcctgattctgattatagtatgtcaagacATAAAaggtgatagtatagtatgtcataaactttcattaaaaaagttatagtatagtatgccatcacatttcataaaaaaacagtagtatactacagtatgtcataaaaagtcataagaactgttatttaaaaagtcatggtaaaatatcatagtataatatgttgcaaaacaagtcatagtatagcatgccaTACAAATATCATagaaagtaatagtatagtatctcctaaaaatatacaaaagccatagtatagtatgtcataaaaatatcaTAAGAAGTCATCGTATTGTATTTCATAAAAGAAAAATCATAGTAACGTttgtcataaaaatataaaaagtaataatttagtttgtcataaaaatataaaatcatagtatagtaatatgtcataaaatataaaaagttatAGGATAGTATGTTAGAAAAATAtcataaaagtcataggatagtataccattaaaatataaaaagtaatagtatagtatgtcataacaaAGTCATAGAAGGCCTATAATagcatttgataaaaaaaatcaattaaatcaaaaatataattaGATATTAATAGTAGTATATaataatgtcataaaaaatgtcatagtatattatgtcacaaaaagggtatagtatagtttgtcgtaaaaaaagtcacagtatagtatgcaataaaaagtcaaaaaatgaatacattgtatgtcataaaaaaagtccttAAAAGTCCTATGTCATAAATACTACGCATTTTTACCATGCTTTTTACCTTTTGAGTTGGATTACGCAGTTTTTAAATGGGTTATATCGCCCCCCCCCCTGTccgaaccatagactgtatggtcCGAACGAAAGTTTCAAACTGAAACTGTGCTGCTTTCATTTGCTGCGTAAAAATAGGAGTCACACCTGATGCGCATAACGTCCATCAAAAGCTAAAAAGGTCAATAAAATGTGACATAATTTAATACGTGGTGGCCGTATGAAACATAGACATATGTCTATGGTATGAAACGGCTGTATGCTATTGTCTGCGATATGTCAGCTCATTAATTGGGATGTAAAATTTAAGGTGCGAAGATCACGGGAGCGGTTCACATGAAAGGTATGTGCTTTACAGCCAAAGTTAATCAGAATCAAACACCCATAAACACCTCTTTTCTGTCCCCGTGGAACCTTTGTTAAGTTAGGTGGTCTAGTTTAATCATAGACAGTTAGAGTTTAATTCCGAACAAAACACTTGGTTGAGCCAGACAACAACCGAATAACGAGGTTCCCTGAACGCCTCACGATCCTTTGGAACCACGTTAGGACGGCATCTTGGCTGTCACCGGTTATGTGACCCTGTGCAGTTGTCGGAATGTCCAGGTATGAATTTCGTCGGTTTCAGCTTGTcatttcttgtttatttgtCTCTCTGAGCCTAGCTGTCAGCCTTTGAAACACACTAGTCAGAGCGGTGTGACTCTTCTAGACTAGCCAGcaagctagcagctagctaagTAGCGTTAGCTAACAGCAACCTCAAGGTTGGGTAACGTTAGTTAACATAAGAGTCAGGAAGGAGGGATCTGAGTACTTAAATTGCTAGTAGTTCTGTTCTCTGATTTTGTTACATGGTATATGGAATATATGGAATATGTGCGTCGTCCTCAAGTAAACCCTTTAAAACATGttcttgttttttaaaagtttttgttcTTCATTGTTTCAGCTGGGTCTGAAGAGTCCTGGTGCAGGGTTATGGCTCTGAAGCTGATCCAGAGATGTCCGCTTCTCGGGCAGATCGGGATTCAACGTTACCCTCCTGTTGGACCCGTGTGCACCACTAGGCTCCTGAGCAGTCAAGGTCTACCCTTATGTGTGGCTTGCCTGTGTACCTCAGCCATTCGGAGACAGTCCAGCAAAAAGCTCCAGTCGGACTGCGGGATAAGAAGACTGACCACCATCGTGAAGGAGCCGTCCTTCGTCGCTAGCAGCTCTGTAGGACTCCACAGAGATTCAGGCCCTCGGTTCCGTTTGACCCAGCTCCACCGACCAACAGCTGCAGAGGAGCAGGCTTTCCAGCAGCGTCTAGGGAGCTGCTCCTCTTCCCGGCAGGTCTTCACACTGCTGCGCACAATGGAGATCATCTCTGACACCATGGCTGCAGCAGCACTTCACCGTGTGGCCGACCTTGAGCAGGAGGGTAACTCTTTAAAGGACCCTACAGTGCTGGAGAAGGACACCATCATAGCTCTGTGCTTCCAGCTGGAGCAGGACTCTGGGCGTCTGACGGATGCTGGGCTAATATCAGCTCTCCTTGCTTGCACTCGCCTCTTCGTGGATCCTTGGAGCACGCTGATGGTACGGCTGGTGTCTGAGAGCCAGGAGAGGCTAGGCAGAGGGCAGATGAGTGTAGGGCAGCTGTGTATCCTGGGCCAGGCGATGCTGGCTGTGGAGGGTCCTGGCTGTGTGATGCTGGAGCAGGTGATGGAGCAAATCCAGAAGCAGGAGCCTGCCAAGTGGAGCCGAGCAGATCTCACCGCTGCTTATAGATTTCTGCAAGGTGGAGTGGGTGAATATAGAAAATTCCGCAATCTGCTGAACGCCATGCACACCCACGCCATGACAGTCACCTCCTGCATGGATCCTCCTGCTGTCAGTGGGCTGCTCAGTGCTCTTGTGACCCTGAACCAGACGCAGGCAATACCTCTTGTGATCAAGCTGTGTAAGCAGGCTGTACAGCATGTACCTCACTTCACTGATGAGGAGCTCACAATTGTGCTTGGGGCCCTAATGCACTTTGGCCACAGCGATCATTACTTTGTGGAGGCAATGGCAAGGTATGTGCCCACTATGGCCTTCACCTCCCACCCAGAAACAGTTACCAAGGTGGCTCAGTTCTTTGGCCAGAGGAACATCCTGTCCACGAATGTGTTTGATGCTGTTGCAGCGAGCTTTGTGTACAGAGCAGACACCTACAGCACCAGCCAGGTAGCCAGGCAGATCATGGCTCTCGGAAAACTCGGCTACCTTCCTCCCAACGCTGGCGAGGTATTCAAGAAAGTTGAAACCATCCTGCGTACACGCTTTTCACACTTCCAGCCCCGAACGCTGCTTAACCTGCTCCACTCATGCACCCTGGTGGAGAGGTTCCCTGTTAATTTTGTATCCAAAGTTTTCAGCAGTTACTTCCTCCAGCAACTGCAAGGTAAAACATCCTGTCAGACACCTGCAATATTTATAACCTTTCCACAACTGCATGCTTAAAAAGAATAACTGTCTGATGTTGATGTTTGTTTATCCTGCAGTTAAACTATAATTTTGTCATTCTGATTGTCCATACTGTCATTTTACTATGTTGGTCTATTATCTACTATTTTAGGTTTTTTctcttgaggcaaatttgtgatttgtgaaattGGGCTATATAGATACAATTGACTAAAATAAAAACGAAACATTGAATGTGCTCCAGAGCAGGGCACAGGAATGGACCGGATCGTCCTGGCACAGCTGACCCAGCTCTACATGACTCTGAAGTTGGAGTGTCCTTTCTATGAGGTAAATATGTAAAACTATGCCAAGAATAATGCAAAGTCAGAAACCTGAATACACACCCTCTTACTTAACATCATCATCAGTATGTGAGATTCAGTGCATTCCAGTTATCTGTGATTAAAAACCTGTACAGGTGACTTTCTACCATTTACCATAATGGCTGTAGACCAACACAAACCAGATGCAAACCTGTTGGGTTTGAATTTCCAGTTGCAATAATAAAAGGCATTGTATCTTGAAGCACTCAAGTTTGAATTAAGTGCATCTACTATGTGGTTTGGTACGCATGCccggatgttttttttattctgaaggCTGAGACCAAAACAGATATTGTACATCAGACTCCACTGTAGCTTTCCTGAAAATTTTATTTTGGTTAGTTGTGGCTATGCAATACTTGCACAGTGTTAATGTATTTGTGTTCCTTCACACCTTCTGTCGTCTCCTCAGGGTCCCAGGCTCCTTCCCAAGTACCGCGTCAAGTCTTTCCTCATGTCTGGACGCTCTCTTGAGACGCCGGTGGACGCACATCTGTACAACTCTGTGAAAAATGGACTGGTGGATTTGCTAGGGGCTCGTACATACTTTGGATCCCAAGTTCTCACACCGTACTGCTACACACTCGGTAATATAACCACTGTTAACCTCCTAAAGGATTCCAGTAGTCTACCTAAATGGGcttaactttgttttttgttcttgtaGATGTGGAGATAAAACTTGATGAAGAGGGATATGTGCTGCCTGCCCGTCATATTGATGAAGTATACAAAAGGTAATAGTAATATATTACACAAGGTTGCTAGATTTTTTTACGTACTAAATTTTAGAGCTGGAGCGTTTGAACACGTTGCACTGTTGTGTGTTGCAGGATAGCTATTTGTATTGACGGACAAAAGAGGTTCACTACAAACACGAGGCAGCTACTTGGAAAAGAGGCTATCAAGCAGCGACATCTGAGGCTTCTGGGATATGAAGTTGTTCAGGTTAGGCCTTCATCTTCACATTTATGCTTTAGTGAGTCAGCAATTTGTGTTCTTTGAGCATCTTTTGCCAGATTTTCATCTGCCCAAAGTTTTTATTGCAAAATGGTACTTAAAATGCAAGTATCACGGGACCTTGTGACTGTTTTTACCCATTTAGTTTTCTGTTAACATGCTcaatcttttgtttttataaaatgacTGAATCAGGAtttgttgcttctttttttttctagattCCTTACTATGAATTTCAAAACCTGAAAAACAAGACCCGTGTTGTGGAGTATCTGCACCAAAGAATCTTCCCTCACACTTACAGGCTGAGCTGGTGATGATACAAATGAGTATGCTGTGTCATTAAATCAGGGATCTTAACTTTGGTTGAGCCCTTTCTGGCTTAAAGAaatcagtatttattttttcaaataaatgtaaaaaaaaaaaaaattgtttaagtTATTGATTATGCACGTCTACATATTTAAGTTGACAAAGTGGCTTTTGTATAAATACTGACTTTTGAATGACATCAAtttattgtttgaaaaataaaatttatTTTGTCCTTGGCGACAAACGCTGCAGAAACTGTACAAAGTTAAGAGAATCCCAATTCAAACAATCACCTCAGATACATATATAAGCTCACTCATAGAATAATAGTGaacttttaattaaagatgccTGAAGTTGTAGTTCATCATTCGTTGCACAGAAGATGTTCTGGTTTTCATTGCTGCACCCTAAGGCTGGGAGTGTCAGTtagataaatacaaaaaaaggcgAAGATACATGTAAAACTAGCAAGTGTTCTGATTGCTCCTTTATGTAGCAGGAATCTGAGGAAGGCCAAACTCGTCCACCAGGACACCGTCCTGAAACACAAGAAGAATGCCCATTAATGAAAAAGTCCTTTAAAATAATTAGAAAACTCGTAAAAAATTGAAAAATCTAAAAACTGTGAAGTACCCTGTTGACCGACTTGTCGCCGGGCATGCCCTCTGGGATGGAAGGAGCTGTTGAAGCCTCATCCAGGTAGGAGCTGTCGTCGTCCATCAGGAGCTCGTCTCCTAAAGCATCCAGCTCTGTGGACACACCAACGGTTCAAGATAACAGCAAATGGCAGCCATCATTAGCACTATGACCTCATGTGAAAGAAGGGTCCCGAtaacaaaatcatttttttttttttaatgagcatTTAATCATTACTGTTTTAATTATGACCAAAGTCAAATGAGCACTAGAATCCCTGGAGAAACAATATGCCACAGAGTGGCTAAAATTACTTTTCATTTTagttatagtgtcaaatcatatcTCAGGGCACTTTACAGATTTTACAGAGGTAGGTCTAggccacactataatttacagagacccaacaattccccccccaagagcatgcatttggtgcGATGgcagtgaggaaaaacttccttttaacaggcagaaacagcAGACTGAACCAGGCTCTTgttgggcggccatctgccgcgACCGTTTAGGGATATTACCACACACGTGATCCCCTCTTCATAAGCTGTACACTGTGACTGCTATCTGTACCGCTGCAACAGTGGCCTCAGCATTATATGTTATAGGATATCAAAGAAAAACCCTGGCATCCTGGAAGTATTTTACTGACCTGCTTCCAAGTCATCGTCATCAATTTCAGGCGTGCCATAGCTTCTTCCCAGCGCCTCCTGGATGTCATTGGCATCCTCCATCATGTCCCCGAGCTCATCCTGAAGATCctgaatttttttaattaaaataaagagttaaaatgtttgcatttcatccATCGACTCTGTAACAAAGACTTCCATTGTGCTGAATGCCGTACAAAAAGGTTAATGAAGGTCCCACACACTGTCCCAAGCTAACAATCCATCTACTACAGTAACTTCATTGCTAATAAAATGTTCTGGTTATGAGCTTCAAACAGTGTGTGGTACCCTTTTAGTCCACAATAATATTTTTTAAGTGTAAATGCTACGCTAGGAAGGGAATAGGGGTGTGTTATCTTTAAATGTATACACAATCATTTATCTTAGTTATATATCCTATTGAAGTAAATCTGTAGTCAAAAAAACACATACCTCAATCTGATCTATTTTCACATGCTTGTATGCCTTCTTCATGTCTTTGAGGCCGATTTTCATGGCATCAACCTGAAAGGAAAAAGCAAATGTTAACAGAAAGACCCATTTTGTTCTGATATTATCTTTCCGGTGGAAGGAAATCATATCGGATAGATAATTTACTCTCTTACGGTAGTTTTGGTGTCTTTAAGGGTCTGGAGTGTGTAGTTTGTTTGTTCCATGTTGAACGACTGCTGCATGAGGTTATCTCTCTGGCCCTCATACCTGGAAGATATTATGATGAAATAAAGTTTGGTTTTCACAGCAGTTGACATAGAGAATAACTTTGgttaataagaaaaacatttgatgCTTTTAAGGTTAAGTCGAATTGTTTAATATTATAAACACTCTGACTTTGGGAAATAAAAGTACTTACATTCGCTTCTGCTTCAGAACTCTCATAGCTTTTTGCTTGACCATGTTCtggtaaatgaaaaaaatgattgaGAATACTTAACAAATGATACCAACTGATGATCAACACGAAACATGAACTGGACAAAAGTATATAACGAGTACGTTTGGTTTTTTCTCATTCTTTCCTAGTTCCTTAAAATTCTGGTGCAGCTGTATTTAACATCTGAGAAGACTGACttaatttattaaatgaagaaaattagttttgtttacatttcacaCAGTACGGACTTGAAAACAGTATCATTTTTCATACCATATCTCATGACACTGAAGGATATCATATTGTTATAATAATGATAGGATCTGTATTCGGTGATCTTGTGCAAAACTACCGTATTTTATATCACAGAAGTAAAAAATGAGAACTCGTtaatttattcttaaatgttCCATTTTAATAGCCAACAGTCCACTCACACCCACATGTCGAGCTCTGCCTTTCACagcttatgtgtgtgttataataAAAAGGATACAAGTTTGTGAATGCTCCCTTTATACTGATAAGTGAGTGGAATTTGGTCCGGGCTGGCAGCACCCTAAAGGGTTTCAAGAGAAGAGCCCATTCCCTTCTTTGATTTACAGCACAATACATAAATCTCACCTTTGAGGGCCCATCTCTCATCTTTTTCATCTGGTCCTTGTATTTCACAAGTTCAGCATCTAGTCTGGCAATCTTCTTGTCAGTAGATTCCGCACGAGAAtcaaccttaaaaaaaacagagataagGACATCACCTCTGATTAATAACAGTACGATAATCTTAAAAATAGGCCTTTCAGAATAAACATAGAACATTTGAACTAATGACTTGCATAGAAAGCTTTAAGTACACATACACTATACAGTAGCTTATTAAGGATAATTGAGCACCATTCATAATAGCATGTGTTTCTTCCTATACCCCTGACTAACAAGACTCATAACCTGTTTAACTGGTTAATGTCAGCTGTTTCACCGAGAGAGCGACATTGGTTTCTGTTGTATGCCAGTGAAATAAGCTCAAACTCCTGCTCACTATTACATAATGCTGATTCATTACTTAACAGATCAACCTACTGTTTTTGGTGAAGTATTTTGTTTATCGACCGATACTACCAATAACGTTAACTTGTGTTCGGCAAAAACGCCCAATGATGTAATCATGTCTGCTAAAAATATTGCAACAACTATTAACTATTAAGCTTGTTTATAATGACAACATGGCAGATAAATATGGCAAACGGTGGCCTGTTTTTTTGCTCATAAAAGTTAGCTAACCCAGCCGAGAAGGGATCCATCTTTGTTTACTTTGTTCGAGACAGCGTTCAAAAAGTTACTTTGGGATTGTACTTACGGTTCCTATGCAGTCCGTAAGGTTCGGCGGTGGAGCTTTGGGTGTTCCCCTGCCAAAAATTCGGTTCATTTTGGCAAAAATTAAGGCTTTAACACTTCAAAAAAGCTAAGGTAGCTCGCTGTCACCGTCCAGCTGAAGGAAAACACCCGGAAGAGACTGAACGGTGACGTCAGGAGAGTCACATGACATTTGCTCACTCAGCCGcgccctcttcttcttcttcttcttcttcttcttcttcttcttcttcaccacTTCTTTTTAACATGGATAACGGGTTGCGCACATAGACAGTATAGGTTCGCATCGACTGTTCATAAAGGCTACTGTCATTGGTtgtaccaaagcccgtctacttattagaaattctttggttgtACGCTGGTTTTACGCTTACTGCATTTGGCATCCCGTATGTTGCATTACTGCCTCCTACTGGTATTAACCGTCAGCTATTATTCTATTCCATTACAAATAGACcggcgtttaaaaaaaatatatatattttttttcaccctTCAGCCCACAGACTAGGCATATtactaatatttacagtctatgcttcaGCCGCGGCCTTTaagctcttttgtttttgtgtttttttcttaatttttagATTATTTGTTGTGCTTGTATTAATGTCCCTTATTTTACTtgaaaatatttaataatagaaacatgttaaattatatgtttctgtttttttggctgCAAACAGTAAGCAAAGAAATAAAGACATGTACATAACATTTAAAGATATCTAAACATTCAACACAGATACAGTAGTTAATATAAAATAGCACACTAATTAGGGGTGGGGTTTCAATGCCCATATCCTTTTATGTTTGATTTATGTCCATTGACAAAGCCCTTTGCCTTAAGGGTATGAACTGCTTTCTCCACCATATATTCTTTGATCCAGTTATTCATACTATACCAGTCACTACATTACTATTGCCTGTTTTACTGCATGCAGATAAGGCACTGCTTTGCTTTACATGCTCAAGTTGTTTTCTGTGTAAACATATCTGGACAGTCTTTATGTTTAACACTGATGAGAGGGAACTAATCACAACCCTCCAGAACCTCTTCACCTCAGGGAACGCCATAACATGAGTGTGCCAAACTCACCACAGCCAAGCCAACATGCTTCTGATGTAAATAGTTTGGtttctttctttaatttacATGGTGTTACCAtcaaagaaaatattcacaatCATTAGTTTGTAGTgctattaaataaaaacaaagtgctTTAGAAAAGGCAACACATGAAAATTAGATTGAATATTAACTGCACCAGAACAAAATAGGTCAAGCAGATTtcagtaaaataacaaaaaatgaagttacaacttaaataaacaaaagataATTAATCAAAATCAGGATGAACTCTCAGATTTAAGTGTGTTTGAATAATATTACGGTAGGCTATTTTACTCATTATATGGATTAAAAGACCAACAGATTAGTAGATtgtatcatttttttaatctgatattcaatattttattatttaatatttgtataTCATTAATATCCTTATTTCTGGATTACCAATCAGGCAAAGCAGGAAACTGCCCCTGGCCCGACAGACCATCAAGGGTCttggtttgtgttttgttaaacACGCAAAACACAAGGTTGTCCTGTGATAGTGAGAAGGAGATAGATGACCAGAGCTAACCACCCATCCAGATATAGCAGCCGTTTATTGCTTGGCTGGCTCTTCTTGtcttattataaattaaacattgTCCATTATTCCCCGCTGCTTCCTTGAATCCGTCATGTCATTTTTCTGACTCAcactttattgttatttatagtATTCTGCTGATTGCAGGCCATGTGTGGTCAACTTGTTTTTCCCATCATTAAATTATGATAGCATTAAAAGGACCAGCATGTGGGAATTAGGGGGATCTATTGGCAGAAAGggaatataatatttataactaTGTTTTCATTAGAGTACAATCACCTGGAACTAAGAATCATTGTGTTTACGTTAGCTTAGAATGAGCCCTTCATATCTACATATGGAGCGGGCAGGTCCTCTTCTACGGAGTCCACCATGTTGCACcgccatgtttctacagtagcgGTAGTaacggacaaaccaaacactggctctAAAGAGGGCCTTTCATCTAAATGTTGTTTGGTGTTCAGCAGGTAGTGTTCAGTGGTTTCATCTGAGCTTTATCTGCCTGCTGTGACTGGAAACGACACTGATGAGAGCCGTGAGAGTGAATCAAAACACCAATGGTCttggtttgtgttttgttggGGAGTGTGGAGATAAAGCACTGACATGATAAGGGCCTTACAGAGGTTTCTGCTTTATTAGGCTATATAGAACTAAGACATTCGTTATTTTAGCTAATGTTGTGCTTACATGTTGCATATttctatgtttgtttgtgtttaatgaATTACCTCACAGCAAACCTGGAGCCAGGAATGATGTACACTGTGCAAGGGGAGGGGAAGAATGGCCAATCCGTCCATGTTCTCCTCAGTCTGACCACCTGCTGCAAGCTGCTGTAGATGGCTGTAGTGAACCATCTGCTTATGTCAAGTTAGGTGCATGCAACTATCAATCATtgtaagatttatttttttaatcagaccacatgtatttttttttttttttgtgaaattacAGTTTCCATCCTCTGGATGGAGCTGTGGGCATACAGTAAAACACTAAATCTACACCTACAGTGGCCTCCCGACCTCCCACTTACACTCatctctaaaaacaaaaactgctcTTCATCTGTCAAACTGTGATTTAAATAAGCCACTGTGAGGGACAGTTCTTtcgtttaaaataaaatattcaaaagTAATGATGCAGTGCAAACAGAAAGACGTTTCTGGCAGTGTCTAAGGGGAGTATCACAATTACACACTGCAGAGAATTTACAAATGAAAACTGATAACAAGATGAGCTTGTCACTGCAAGAGAAGAGAATCAAAGTGGATTTGTTAAACTTGCTTTAATATTAAGTGCTTTACACACAGGAGGTTTTGATCAATACGTCTAATGTTTAGGTTGGCAGCAGTCAAAGACAATATACAGCAGCAACAGATTTAAACAGTAAGCACAGAGActaagaataaaacaacaatgtCTTGGTCACAGTGTGGTTCCTTAGGATAATGTCTCTTATTATTTTGTCAAGTAACAGAACGTATGTGCTTTATATGTTTTTATGCCAGTATACATAGAGATTTGTTAACAGTAAGAAAAAGTTGCCCCAAACCAACAAAGCATCTGGTTC is part of the Sander vitreus isolate 19-12246 chromosome 22, sanVit1, whole genome shotgun sequence genome and encodes:
- the fastkd3 gene encoding FAST kinase domain-containing protein 3, mitochondrial, with product MALKLIQRCPLLGQIGIQRYPPVGPVCTTRLLSSQGLPLCVACLCTSAIRRQSSKKLQSDCGIRRLTTIVKEPSFVASSSVGLHRDSGPRFRLTQLHRPTAAEEQAFQQRLGSCSSSRQVFTLLRTMEIISDTMAAAALHRVADLEQEGNSLKDPTVLEKDTIIALCFQLEQDSGRLTDAGLISALLACTRLFVDPWSTLMVRLVSESQERLGRGQMSVGQLCILGQAMLAVEGPGCVMLEQVMEQIQKQEPAKWSRADLTAAYRFLQGGVGEYRKFRNLLNAMHTHAMTVTSCMDPPAVSGLLSALVTLNQTQAIPLVIKLCKQAVQHVPHFTDEELTIVLGALMHFGHSDHYFVEAMARYVPTMAFTSHPETVTKVAQFFGQRNILSTNVFDAVAASFVYRADTYSTSQVARQIMALGKLGYLPPNAGEVFKKVETILRTRFSHFQPRTLLNLLHSCTLVERFPVNFVSKVFSSYFLQQLQEQGTGMDRIVLAQLTQLYMTLKLECPFYEGPRLLPKYRVKSFLMSGRSLETPVDAHLYNSVKNGLVDLLGARTYFGSQVLTPYCYTLDVEIKLDEEGYVLPARHIDEVYKRIAICIDGQKRFTTNTRQLLGKEAIKQRHLRLLGYEVVQIPYYEFQNLKNKTRVVEYLHQRIFPHTYRLSW
- the chmp5b gene encoding charged multivesicular body protein 5 — protein: MNRIFGRGTPKAPPPNLTDCIGTVDSRAESTDKKIARLDAELVKYKDQMKKMRDGPSKNMVKQKAMRVLKQKRMYEGQRDNLMQQSFNMEQTNYTLQTLKDTKTTVDAMKIGLKDMKKAYKHVKIDQIEDLQDELGDMMEDANDIQEALGRSYGTPEIDDDDLEAELDALGDELLMDDDSSYLDEASTAPSIPEGMPGDKSVNRDGVLVDEFGLPQIPAT